A genome region from Arthrobacter sp. SLBN-100 includes the following:
- the hemG gene encoding protoporphyrinogen oxidase, with the protein MDTNPAGTVSALVLGGGISGLLSARELAAAGHRVTVLEAGTEWGGCVGSHVVAGLTLDSGAESFATRSDAVAALARELGLSGRIVQPRPGGAWVQLPEGPRELPKTGVLGIPANPWDPEVRRSLGLLGSLRASLDRILPASVGAAADVVSVAALVKARMGGRVLGRLVEPVVGGVHSADPALLDVDMVAPGLRAGLRKHGSLAAAVAAQRRNGAGPAKAGSAVAGLEGGMHTLVGALVSELRARGVTLLSGTPASSVARIAEGWRVGAAGETYDAGLLVVAVDGPAAVGLLEAAVPAIAGKKPGSGPDVQLVTLVLDKPALDSRPRGTGILVAPQTPGIRAKALTHATGKWDWLAEAAGPGRHVLRLSYGRVDGAGSQPAGPDTDDDLLAASLIDASALLGAGISRQDVVDWDVVRWPGSLPFAAVGHRARVTAIREACNAAGGLALVGGWVAGNGLAAVVSDTKEQIRKLAG; encoded by the coding sequence GTGGACACCAACCCGGCCGGAACAGTATCCGCCCTGGTGCTGGGCGGGGGGATCTCGGGACTCCTGTCCGCCCGGGAACTTGCCGCTGCCGGACACCGGGTCACCGTCCTGGAAGCGGGCACGGAATGGGGCGGCTGCGTAGGCAGCCACGTGGTGGCCGGCCTCACCCTGGACAGCGGTGCCGAATCCTTCGCCACCCGCTCCGACGCCGTCGCCGCCCTTGCCCGCGAACTGGGCCTTTCGGGCAGGATCGTCCAGCCCCGGCCAGGCGGCGCCTGGGTGCAGCTCCCGGAGGGCCCGCGCGAACTTCCCAAAACCGGTGTCCTGGGGATCCCGGCCAACCCCTGGGACCCCGAAGTGCGCCGCTCCCTGGGCCTGCTTGGCTCCCTGCGGGCATCGCTGGACAGGATCCTTCCGGCATCCGTAGGCGCGGCCGCGGACGTTGTCAGCGTAGCCGCGCTGGTCAAGGCCAGGATGGGCGGGCGGGTCCTCGGGCGGCTGGTGGAGCCGGTAGTAGGAGGCGTCCACTCAGCTGACCCCGCGCTTCTCGACGTCGACATGGTGGCGCCGGGACTCCGCGCAGGACTCCGCAAGCACGGCTCACTGGCCGCCGCCGTAGCCGCCCAACGGCGAAACGGCGCCGGACCCGCCAAGGCCGGCTCCGCCGTCGCCGGCCTGGAAGGCGGCATGCACACACTGGTGGGCGCACTGGTCAGCGAGCTTCGCGCCCGGGGCGTCACGCTCCTGTCCGGCACGCCTGCGTCGTCGGTGGCCCGTATCGCCGAGGGATGGCGGGTTGGCGCCGCCGGAGAAACGTACGACGCCGGCCTGCTGGTAGTTGCAGTGGATGGCCCGGCCGCCGTCGGGCTGCTGGAGGCAGCCGTGCCCGCGATCGCGGGCAAGAAGCCGGGCTCCGGGCCGGACGTGCAGCTTGTCACCCTGGTTCTGGACAAGCCCGCCCTGGACAGCCGCCCGCGCGGCACAGGCATCCTCGTGGCGCCGCAAACCCCCGGCATCCGGGCGAAGGCCCTGACCCACGCAACGGGCAAGTGGGACTGGCTCGCGGAAGCCGCAGGTCCAGGACGCCATGTCCTCCGGCTCTCCTACGGACGCGTTGATGGTGCCGGCAGCCAGCCTGCCGGCCCAGATACTGACGACGATCTCCTGGCCGCCTCGCTGATTGATGCCTCTGCACTGCTGGGCGCTGGCATCAGCCGGCAGGACGTTGTGGACTGGGACGTTGTCCGGTGGCCCGGATCCTTGCCGTTTGCCGCGGTCGGGCACCGTGCACGGGTGACCGCAATCCGGGAAGCCTGCAACGCGGCCGGGGGCCTGGCTCTGGTGGGCGGCTGGGTGGCCGGCAACGGGCTCGCCGCAGTGGTATCGGACACAAAGGAGCAGATCCGGAAGCTGGCTGGCTGA
- the hemE gene encoding uroporphyrinogen decarboxylase: MTSSPAMSAAGALAADHPLVDGRTTDSPLITAYRGGKPSRRPVWFMRQAGRSLPEYLKVREGIAMLDSCLRPELASEITLQPVRRHDVDAGIFFSDIVIPLKLAGVGVDIVPGVGPVLDKPVRRAADVAALPQLTWEALEPIREAVRLTVAELGATPLIGFAGAPFTLAAYMVEGKPSRDHLGPRTMMHADPETWSALARWAADASGMFLQAQLEAGASAGQLFDSWAGSLGLADYTRYVAPASARALDHVRHLGAPLIHFGTGTSELLVAMRDVGVDVVGVDYRLPLDEANRRLGGSVPLQGNIDPALLSAPWKILEAHVREVIKAGAAAPGHVLNLGHGVPPETDPAVLTRVVELIHSIAPE, translated from the coding sequence ATGACTTCCAGCCCTGCCATGTCCGCTGCCGGTGCCCTCGCTGCAGACCATCCCCTGGTGGACGGCCGCACCACAGACTCGCCACTGATTACGGCCTACCGGGGTGGAAAGCCGTCGCGGCGCCCCGTCTGGTTCATGCGGCAGGCCGGGCGCTCGCTTCCCGAGTACCTCAAGGTCCGCGAGGGCATCGCCATGCTGGACTCCTGCCTCCGGCCGGAACTCGCCTCGGAGATCACGCTCCAGCCCGTCCGCCGGCATGACGTGGATGCCGGCATCTTCTTTTCGGACATCGTTATTCCCCTGAAGCTGGCGGGGGTGGGCGTGGACATCGTCCCGGGCGTGGGACCGGTCCTGGACAAGCCCGTGCGGAGGGCGGCCGACGTTGCCGCCCTGCCGCAGCTGACCTGGGAAGCCCTGGAACCCATTCGCGAGGCTGTGCGCCTCACGGTCGCCGAACTCGGCGCAACACCCCTGATCGGCTTCGCCGGCGCCCCCTTCACCCTGGCGGCCTACATGGTGGAAGGCAAGCCGTCCCGCGACCACCTCGGCCCGCGGACCATGATGCATGCCGACCCCGAAACCTGGAGCGCGCTGGCCCGCTGGGCCGCCGATGCGTCCGGGATGTTCCTGCAGGCCCAGCTGGAGGCCGGCGCCTCGGCAGGGCAGCTCTTCGACTCGTGGGCAGGTTCCCTGGGCCTGGCCGACTACACCAGGTATGTGGCGCCGGCATCCGCCCGCGCCCTTGACCACGTGCGGCACCTGGGCGCGCCGCTTATCCACTTCGGCACCGGTACCTCCGAGCTCCTGGTGGCCATGCGTGATGTGGGCGTTGACGTGGTGGGTGTTGACTACCGCCTTCCGCTGGATGAAGCCAACCGCCGGCTGGGCGGCTCCGTTCCGCTCCAGGGCAACATCGACCCCGCCCTGCTGTCGGCCCCGTGGAAGATCCTCGAGGCCCACGTCCGCGAAGTCATCAAAGCCGGCGCAGCGGCACCGGGCCACGTCCTTAACCTCGGGCACGGCGTCCCTCCGGAAACCGACCCTGCCGTCCTGACCCGGGTTGTAGAGCTCATCCACTCCATCGCTCCGGAGTAA
- a CDS encoding glutamyl-tRNA reductase, protein MVLFSLVASHADIDLETVAHLSNGASGIATSALSESPAVTGAVVLATCNRYEIYGEASHPDDVEAARAALVARISEASGLGEPLVSRSFSTRTGPEVTQHLFAVSAGLDSAVVGEREIAGQVRRALITAQHEGTASSGLVRLFQAASKTAKDVGAQTALGSRGLSIVSVALDLATDLSENPDWSTKKVVVFGTGAYAGATMALLRERGCTDISVFSSSGRAEGFVATRGGTALDADSLRPAVAAADVMIGCSGSDTRVEADELATVRADSPQPLIAIDLALTHDFDPGVGELDGVELLTLESVRLAAPQEQAESLVQASGIVSGAAKAFEQEREARSVDSAIVALRRHTMNVLDVEMEKVRARHGCTAAAEEVEFALRRMVKQLLHVPTVRARELAANGQQDEYVAALEALYGITVEQPAAPAVPQAECPVDHSDSRRETA, encoded by the coding sequence GTGGTTCTTTTCTCATTGGTGGCGTCACACGCCGATATCGATCTTGAGACCGTTGCTCATTTGAGCAACGGTGCCTCCGGGATCGCCACATCCGCCCTCTCGGAGTCGCCGGCAGTGACGGGTGCGGTTGTCCTTGCCACCTGCAACCGGTACGAAATCTACGGCGAAGCCTCCCACCCGGACGATGTCGAGGCTGCCCGGGCCGCCCTGGTTGCCCGGATCAGCGAAGCCAGCGGACTGGGTGAGCCCCTCGTCTCCCGCTCCTTCAGCACCCGCACCGGCCCGGAAGTCACCCAGCACCTGTTCGCCGTCAGCGCCGGACTGGACTCGGCCGTCGTCGGCGAACGCGAAATCGCAGGCCAGGTACGCCGCGCGCTCATCACAGCGCAGCACGAGGGCACCGCCAGCTCGGGACTCGTCCGGTTGTTCCAGGCCGCATCCAAAACGGCCAAGGACGTGGGCGCCCAGACCGCCCTCGGCTCCAGGGGCCTGTCCATCGTTTCTGTCGCCCTCGATCTGGCAACTGATCTTTCCGAGAATCCTGACTGGTCCACCAAGAAAGTGGTGGTCTTCGGGACCGGCGCCTACGCCGGCGCCACCATGGCGCTGCTGCGCGAACGCGGCTGCACCGATATCTCCGTCTTCTCCTCCTCCGGCCGCGCCGAAGGCTTCGTGGCCACCCGCGGCGGCACCGCCCTGGACGCGGACTCGCTCCGCCCGGCGGTGGCTGCCGCGGACGTGATGATCGGCTGCAGCGGTTCGGACACCCGCGTTGAGGCCGACGAACTGGCGACGGTCCGCGCGGATTCGCCCCAGCCGCTGATCGCCATCGACCTGGCCCTCACCCATGATTTTGACCCCGGCGTCGGGGAGTTGGACGGCGTAGAGCTGCTGACCCTGGAGTCCGTGCGCCTCGCTGCACCGCAGGAACAAGCTGAATCCCTGGTCCAGGCAAGCGGCATCGTCAGCGGCGCTGCCAAGGCTTTCGAACAGGAGCGGGAGGCCCGGTCGGTGGACTCGGCGATTGTTGCCCTGCGGCGGCACACGATGAACGTGCTGGACGTGGAGATGGAAAAAGTCCGTGCCCGTCACGGCTGCACCGCTGCTGCGGAAGAAGTCGAGTTCGCACTCCGCCGCATGGTCAAGCAACTGCTGCACGTCCCCACGGTCCGTGCCCGCGAACTGGCGGCGAACGGCCAGCAGGACGAGTACGTGGCTGCCCTCGAGGCCCTCTACGGCATCACCGTGGAGCAGCCGGCGGCGCCTGCGGTCCCCCAGGCGGAGTGCCCTGTGGACCACAGCGACAGCCGCCGCGAAACGGCCTGA
- the moeB gene encoding molybdopterin-synthase adenylyltransferase MoeB, translated as MASTSTANVSTVSLAPLVEPAGELTPAEVERYSRHLIIPEIGALGQRRLKNAKVLVIGAGGLGSPALLYLAAAGVGTLGIIDDDAVDLSNLQRQVIHGVADVGRPKIESARDAIAALNPLVDVRLHNVRLDAANALELFAGYDLILDGADNFATRYLVNDAAAILGKPYVWGSIFRFDGQVSVFWEKHGPTYRDLYPEAPPAGSVPSCGEGGVFGMLCAAVGSLMVTEAVKLITGVGRSLLGRVALFDALGGTWREIRVSKDPAAAPIRELTDYEAFCGITPAAPSDTEHTVTATQLATMLASRKAGLKDFELVDVRESGEYDIVRIDGAKLIPQGRILAGEAWNELPQDRDIVFLCKGGTRSANVLAAAQQAGYQRVSHLDGGILAWVREVEPHKPVY; from the coding sequence ATGGCTTCGACATCCACCGCAAATGTTTCAACAGTTTCACTGGCTCCGCTGGTTGAACCGGCAGGTGAGCTCACTCCCGCAGAGGTGGAACGCTACTCGCGGCATCTCATCATTCCCGAGATCGGCGCGCTGGGGCAGCGGAGGCTCAAGAACGCGAAGGTGCTGGTCATCGGCGCCGGCGGGCTGGGGTCGCCGGCGCTGCTTTACCTCGCTGCCGCGGGCGTGGGAACGCTGGGCATCATCGACGACGACGCCGTTGACCTGAGCAACCTGCAGCGCCAGGTCATCCACGGCGTGGCGGATGTGGGCCGGCCGAAGATCGAGTCGGCACGGGACGCCATCGCCGCCCTCAACCCCCTGGTGGACGTCCGGCTGCATAACGTCCGGCTCGATGCTGCCAACGCCCTGGAGCTGTTCGCCGGCTACGACCTGATCCTGGACGGCGCGGACAACTTCGCCACCCGCTACCTGGTGAACGACGCCGCAGCCATCCTGGGCAAGCCCTACGTCTGGGGTTCCATCTTCCGGTTCGACGGCCAGGTCAGTGTCTTCTGGGAAAAGCACGGTCCCACCTACCGCGACCTCTACCCTGAGGCGCCGCCCGCCGGCTCGGTGCCCTCATGCGGTGAGGGCGGCGTGTTCGGCATGCTCTGCGCCGCCGTGGGGTCGCTGATGGTGACGGAGGCCGTCAAGCTGATCACCGGCGTCGGGCGCTCACTGCTGGGCCGCGTGGCACTGTTTGACGCCCTGGGCGGAACCTGGCGCGAGATCCGCGTTTCGAAGGACCCCGCGGCGGCGCCCATAAGGGAGCTGACGGACTACGAGGCCTTCTGCGGCATCACCCCGGCGGCACCTTCGGACACCGAACACACCGTCACGGCAACCCAGCTGGCCACCATGCTCGCCTCCCGGAAGGCGGGGCTGAAAGACTTTGAGCTGGTGGATGTCCGGGAATCCGGTGAATACGACATCGTCCGGATCGACGGGGCAAAGCTGATCCCGCAGGGACGGATCCTTGCCGGCGAGGCATGGAATGAACTCCCGCAGGACAGGGACATTGTGTTCCTCTGCAAGGGCGGGACCCGTTCGGCGAACGTGCTGGCCGCGGCGCAGCAGGCAGGCTACCAGCGGGTCAGCCACCTCGACGGCGGGATCCTCGCCTGGGTGCGCGAGGTGGAACCCCACAAGCCCGTCTACTGA
- a CDS encoding TetR/AcrR family transcriptional regulator → MVHEARAGRPSAGEPQAASRPAGQRSARLPRDERRAQLLSAAQEVFVANGYHGAAMDEIAETAHVSKPVLYQHFPSKRELYLALLESHLASLTDLMLGALNSTTDNDERVQAVMRAYFQFIASDDQAHRLVFESDLINDPDVSSRLETFNRTFADAIARVIAEDTKLPHLEAELLGRGLAGMAQVSARYWLETDGNLDLDVASDLIYRLAWRGISRFPKES, encoded by the coding sequence GTGGTCCATGAAGCACGGGCCGGCCGCCCGTCCGCAGGCGAACCGCAAGCCGCCTCGCGCCCCGCCGGGCAACGGTCCGCCCGGCTTCCCAGGGACGAGAGACGCGCACAACTCCTTTCCGCAGCGCAGGAAGTTTTTGTGGCCAACGGCTACCACGGCGCGGCCATGGATGAGATCGCCGAGACTGCCCACGTCAGCAAGCCCGTCCTGTACCAGCACTTTCCTTCGAAGCGGGAGCTGTACCTGGCCCTGCTCGAAAGCCATCTGGCATCCCTGACCGACCTCATGCTCGGGGCACTGAACTCCACCACGGACAACGACGAACGGGTGCAGGCCGTCATGCGGGCCTATTTCCAGTTCATTGCCAGCGATGACCAGGCCCACCGGCTGGTTTTCGAGTCGGACCTCATCAATGATCCCGATGTCAGCTCACGGCTGGAAACCTTCAACCGTACATTTGCCGATGCCATTGCCCGCGTCATCGCAGAGGACACCAAACTTCCGCACCTGGAGGCCGAGCTGCTGGGGCGCGGACTTGCCGGCATGGCCCAGGTCAGCGCCCGATACTGGCTCGAAACGGACGGCAACCTGGACCTCGATGTGGCGAGTGACCTCATCTACCGTTTAGCTTGGCGCGGAATCTCTCGCTTCCCCAAAGAGTCCTAG
- a CDS encoding DUF3107 domain-containing protein produces the protein MEIKIGVQNVAREIVLESNDDADSVAKVVQEAISNGGDLRLKDDKGRLIIVPGKALAYVEIGAEEVRRVGFGQF, from the coding sequence GTGGAAATTAAGATCGGCGTGCAGAACGTTGCCCGCGAAATTGTGCTGGAGTCAAACGATGACGCAGACTCAGTGGCCAAGGTCGTCCAGGAAGCCATCAGCAACGGCGGCGACCTGCGCCTGAAGGATGACAAGGGACGCCTCATCATTGTTCCCGGCAAGGCACTGGCGTACGTGGAAATCGGTGCCGAAGAAGTCCGCCGCGTAGGTTTCGGCCAGTTCTAG
- a CDS encoding 4a-hydroxytetrahydrobiopterin dehydratase, with translation MAATDVLSPERLEDALAVLPHWRHHEGALVTVYKMPTSAAALELIAAVGRLAEEQNHHPDLDWRYNRVFLRYTSHDAGGEVTARDVGAAEAVSEAAAAVHAVAEPAKHPAGA, from the coding sequence ATGGCCGCCACAGACGTTCTTTCCCCCGAACGGCTCGAGGACGCCCTGGCCGTCCTGCCGCACTGGCGCCATCACGAGGGCGCCCTCGTGACGGTGTACAAAATGCCGACGTCCGCTGCCGCACTTGAGCTGATTGCCGCCGTCGGGCGCCTCGCCGAGGAACAAAACCACCACCCGGACCTCGACTGGCGGTACAACAGGGTATTCCTCCGCTACACATCGCATGACGCCGGGGGAGAGGTGACCGCCCGCGACGTCGGGGCGGCTGAGGCAGTGAGCGAAGCCGCCGCCGCGGTCCATGCCGTCGCAGAGCCGGCCAAGCACCCCGCCGGTGCTTAA
- a CDS encoding thiazole synthase, producing the protein MSETITTAAPSVLQDPLVIHGVELDSRLIMGTGGAPSLDGLGAALLASGTCLTTVAMRRYSPAETGSLFQLLVDHGIRVLPNTAGCFTARDAVLTAELAREALETDWVKLEVIADEQTLLPDAVELVDATEQLVNRGFKVFAYTNDDPVLALRLENLGATAVMPLGAPIGTGLGILNPHNIELIVSRASVPVVLDAGIGTASDAALAMELGCDAVLLATAVTRAQNPAVMGEAFKHAVIAGRLAKAAGRIPRREHALASSAMEGRAEFL; encoded by the coding sequence ATGAGCGAAACCATCACCACCGCAGCCCCCTCCGTGCTGCAGGATCCGCTGGTCATTCACGGCGTGGAACTGGATTCCCGGCTCATTATGGGCACCGGCGGCGCGCCCAGCCTGGACGGCCTGGGCGCAGCGCTCCTTGCCTCCGGTACCTGCCTGACCACGGTGGCCATGCGCCGCTACTCTCCGGCGGAGACAGGCTCGCTGTTCCAGCTGCTCGTGGACCACGGCATCCGGGTGCTGCCCAACACGGCCGGCTGCTTCACGGCCCGGGACGCCGTGCTGACGGCTGAACTGGCACGTGAGGCGCTGGAAACGGACTGGGTGAAGCTGGAAGTCATCGCCGACGAACAGACCCTCCTGCCGGACGCCGTCGAACTGGTGGACGCCACCGAACAGCTCGTCAACAGGGGCTTCAAGGTGTTCGCGTACACCAACGATGATCCTGTCCTGGCCCTCCGGCTCGAGAACCTCGGGGCCACGGCCGTGATGCCGCTCGGGGCGCCCATCGGCACCGGGCTTGGCATCCTGAACCCGCACAACATCGAGCTGATTGTGTCCCGGGCCTCGGTCCCGGTTGTCCTGGACGCGGGAATCGGAACTGCCTCGGACGCGGCCCTGGCCATGGAATTGGGCTGCGACGCAGTACTGCTGGCAACGGCGGTGACCCGGGCGCAGAATCCTGCGGTGATGGGGGAGGCCTTCAAACACGCGGTGATCGCCGGTAGGCTGGCGAAAGCGGCCGGCAGGATACCGCGCCGCGAACATGCACTGGCGTCGTCGGCCATGGAAGGCCGGGCAGAATTCCTGTAG
- the thiS gene encoding sulfur carrier protein ThiS, translating to MNITLNGTRHPVPDGASITLLVSQVTGRPLGPDGQATDGQKLGVAVAHNAQVVPRSQWFATALADGDEVELVTAVQGG from the coding sequence ATGAATATCACCTTGAACGGAACCCGGCACCCGGTGCCGGACGGTGCTTCCATCACCCTGCTCGTCAGCCAGGTCACCGGCCGCCCCCTTGGTCCGGACGGCCAGGCCACGGACGGGCAGAAACTCGGCGTGGCCGTGGCACACAACGCCCAGGTAGTGCCGCGCAGCCAGTGGTTCGCCACTGCGCTCGCGGACGGCGACGAGGTTGAACTCGTCACGGCAGTGCAGGGAGGCTGA